A single region of the Gracilibacillus caseinilyticus genome encodes:
- the gdhA gene encoding NADP-specific glutamate dehydrogenase — MANAKQSATNYVNQVFETVKKRNPNEDEFLQAVSEIFHSLVPVFEKKTIYMEHNILERIVEPDRAISFRVPWVDDDGVIQVNRGYRIQFNNTIGPYKGGIRFHPSVNISIVKFLGFEQIFKNSLTGLPIGGGKGGADFNPKGKSDVEIMRFCQSFMSELFKHIGPNKDVPAGDIGVGSREVGYLFGQYKKMRGQYEAVVLTGKGLNYGGSLARKEATGFGAVYFVKEMLKDQQDNFENKTVVVSGSGNVATYAMEKAKELGAKVIACSDSDGYIYDKNGINIDTVKQIKQVKEKRIKEYVNKHQDAEFISDSSAIWNIACDIAMPCATQNELNEDAAKTLVENGVQAVGEGANMPCTADAIEVFMKNDISFAPGKAANAGGVAVSALEMSQNSMRLSWDFKEVDEQLQKIMANIYKRCVNAATEYGHTGNLVMGANIAGFQKVADAMVEQGVV; from the coding sequence ATGGCCAATGCAAAACAATCTGCAACAAATTACGTAAATCAAGTATTCGAAACAGTTAAAAAGCGAAATCCAAATGAAGATGAATTTCTTCAAGCAGTCAGCGAAATCTTCCATTCACTTGTTCCTGTCTTTGAGAAAAAGACTATTTATATGGAACACAATATATTAGAACGCATAGTAGAACCAGACCGTGCCATCAGCTTTCGTGTACCATGGGTAGATGATGATGGAGTTATTCAAGTCAATCGCGGTTATCGTATCCAATTCAACAATACGATTGGTCCATATAAAGGCGGGATTCGTTTTCACCCTTCCGTCAATATAAGTATTGTTAAATTTCTAGGATTCGAACAGATTTTCAAAAATTCATTGACTGGTTTGCCAATTGGCGGCGGTAAAGGTGGCGCTGATTTTAATCCGAAAGGGAAATCAGACGTTGAAATTATGCGCTTCTGTCAAAGCTTTATGAGTGAATTATTCAAACACATTGGTCCTAACAAAGATGTACCTGCAGGAGATATCGGTGTCGGTTCTCGTGAAGTCGGCTACCTCTTTGGTCAATACAAAAAAATGCGTGGACAATATGAAGCAGTTGTGCTAACCGGAAAAGGCTTAAACTATGGAGGCAGCTTGGCACGAAAAGAGGCGACAGGTTTTGGAGCTGTCTATTTCGTGAAAGAGATGCTGAAAGATCAGCAAGATAATTTTGAGAATAAGACAGTAGTCGTTTCCGGTAGTGGTAATGTCGCAACTTATGCTATGGAAAAAGCTAAGGAACTGGGTGCCAAAGTGATAGCATGCAGCGATTCAGATGGCTATATTTATGACAAAAATGGTATTAATATTGATACAGTGAAACAAATCAAGCAAGTGAAAGAGAAACGTATTAAAGAATATGTGAACAAGCACCAAGATGCTGAATTCATTTCTGATTCTTCTGCCATTTGGAATATTGCCTGTGATATTGCAATGCCATGCGCAACTCAGAATGAATTGAATGAAGATGCGGCAAAAACACTAGTGGAGAATGGCGTACAAGCTGTCGGCGAAGGTGCTAATATGCCTTGTACTGCTGATGCGATCGAGGTTTTTATGAAAAATGATATATCATTTGCTCCTGGTAAGGCTGCTAATGCCGGTGGTGTGGCTGTTTCTGCTTTAGAAATGTCCCAAAACAGCATGAGACTTTCGTGGGACTTCAAGGAAGTGGATGAACAGCTTCAAAAAATTATGGCTAACATATACAAACGATGTGTAAATGCTGCGACAGAATATGGACATACCGGCAACCTCGTCATGGGTGCTAACATTGCAGGCTTCCAAAAAGTCGCCGAT